In the genome of Cognatishimia sp. WU-CL00825, the window CAAGCCAACTTTGCTGTCTCGTTGAGAAATGCCCGCTATTACACGAAGCATTTCGGAAACAAAAAACGTCAACCGATCATCTCAGGCAATCCCTTACACCTTTTGTTGGCCTTCCGTACGTTTCGGTCAAGACAAACTGAACAGGTGCTTTGGCCTTGCCGTGGATCGCCGACAAGACGCAATCTCTTAGTGCGACAAAATCATTTCGACCCGGTGATCCAAGTCCTGTTTCAACTGATCTGCATCCCAGCCTGCACGTCCTCGAAACATATAGCCCTGCCGAATGTCATACAGCAATGCTGCACGTTCCAATGATGGAAAGTCCGCAGGCAGGGTGCCCTTTTCCTTTTCCCGGTCAAACCTCTGGGCAAGCCGCTGATCTGTGTCGTCAATTGCTTTGCGAACCCGTTCATCCACACCTTCGACTTGACCGATGTTGGTTGAAACTGAAGAGGCAAGAAAGCAGCCTTTTGCTCCATATCCGCTGTCTGTGGCGTAATTGATGACCTCTTCCAAAAAACCGCGCACGGCTTTTTCGATGTCTTCTTCGGCTTCAAAGTCGACCACAGGCTTGCAGCCGTTAACGTCGGAATATTGGTCTATCGTCTTGAGAAACAACTCTCTTTTATCCCCAAAAGCAGCATACATGCTGGGACCGGTAATGCCCATCGCCTTGGTCAGGTCACGTAACGACGCACCGTCATAGCCCTTGGCCCAAAATACCGACATGGCATTCAGAAGCGCCTCTTCGTAATCGAATTTGCGAGGGCGTCCCATTTTTTTTGTATCGATCAATATATAATCCTTGACGAGCTGTAATTTTCCTCAATATACGTATCAATCGATATATAAATCAAGGACTCAATAAGATGACGCATAAACTAGCAACGGGAAAGGCGTTCCCTTCGATGCAACTTCCTCGGCTTGGTGGTGGACATGTCGAAATAGCAAAACCGGCCGCCGGACATGATTGGAAAATGATCGTGGTATATCGCGGTAAACACTGTCCGCTTTGTACAAAATACTTAAGCCAACTTGCGCAATTGCAAGGTGGATTTTCCG includes:
- a CDS encoding TetR/AcrR family transcriptional regulator, which encodes MIDTKKMGRPRKFDYEEALLNAMSVFWAKGYDGASLRDLTKAMGITGPSMYAAFGDKRELFLKTIDQYSDVNGCKPVVDFEAEEDIEKAVRGFLEEVINYATDSGYGAKGCFLASSVSTNIGQVEGVDERVRKAIDDTDQRLAQRFDREKEKGTLPADFPSLERAALLYDIRQGYMFRGRAGWDADQLKQDLDHRVEMILSH